GCGGGACGGCGTCCGCCCCGGCCGCTGGTGCCGGCCGCAAGCTGCCCGGCACGGCGGCCGGTCAAGTGGATGCCACGCGTGGTATCACGCCCCTCCAGGAAAGCCGCCTCTGCCAGCAGCAGGTCGACGCCGTCGGCCATTGCCTCAATGCCCTCGCACAGATCGGTATCGCCGGTGAAGGCCAGGCTGACCCGATCGCCATCGTGTCCGGGACCCTCCACCCGGTAGCCGAAGGCATCCACCGGATGCAAGGCCGGAAAAGGGGTGATGATCAGCGGACCGACTCGCACCGCCTCCCCCGCCTCCACGACACGGAAGGAGAACTCAGTGGAGTAGGTCTCTCGCGTCGAAGTTCCGTCTACCCCGTTGAGACGCGAGAGTAGCTCGCCCGGACCGAGCGTCAACACGGGGTCCAAGCAGCCGGCCGGATTCCACCGGCGGTACACGTGCATGCCCACCAGGTCAACCATGTGATCGGCGTGACAGTGGGAGATGGCGATCGCGTCCAGTTCGGCCGGATCCAGGTAGCGCAGCAACTGCCCCATGGCGCCGGGACCCAGGTCGAGCACTACCGACCAGGTACGCCCGGCCACGTCGTCGGCCTGCACCAGGTAGGAGGAGGCGACGGCGTCGGGACCGGACATGGAGCCGGTACAGCCAACGATGGTGAGCTTCATGAAGGGACCTCGCTCGAATCGGGGATGGGGGCGGGGGCCGGCGTACTGGCGGCGGGGGCCGGGATCCCCGTCTCTTCTGCCGAAGGGGCTGCCGGATGCACCTCGGCGACGGCGGTTCCCGGCTCGACCCGGTGTACGCGACCGACTTCCGGGCCCAGGAAGCGGCGGGCCAGCACCGAGAAGGAATCCGGGTCCCCGGTGGAGCGGAATTCGTGGCTGGGCGCCGCTGCCCCGGGGGCACGTAACAGGTCTCTACGGGCAAGTTCGCGGTAGACGTCCTTGGCGGTCTCCTGACTGGAGGTCACCAGGGTCACGTCCTCTCCCATAACGTATGAGATGGGGCCGGCCAATAGCGGGTAGTGGGTGCAGCCCAGGATGAGGGTGTCGACGCCGGCCGCCTTGACGGGCGCCAGACTTTCCTCGGCGGTGGCCATGACCTGTGGGCCGGTAGTAGTACCACTCTCAGCCAGTTCGACGAATCGTGGGCAGGGCTGGGAGAACAGGTTGATGCCGGGTACGGCGGCCAAGGCGTCGGCGTAGGCGTTGGAGTCGACCGTGCCCTGGGTGGCGATCAGTCCTATACGTCTGTTACGGGTGACGCGGGCGGCGGCACGGGCCGCCGGGTGAATGACCTCCACCACGGGCACTCCCTTGCCGCGGGTGTAGCGGTTGCGGGCTTCGTGCACAACCGCCGCTGAGGCCGTGTTGCAGGCGATTACCAGCATCTTGACGCCAGAGTCGACCAGCTCATCCATGACATTCAGGGCCAGACGGCGCACCTCCTGCACCGGGCGAGGCCCATAAGGGGTGTTGGCGGTGTCACCGATGTAGAGCAACCGCTCCCCCGGCAGCTGGTCGAGGACCGCACGTGCCACGGTCAAGCCGCCGACGCCGGAGTCGAACATCCCGATGGCCGCATCATTCACAGCGCCGAGACTATGCGGACCCCTCCCCATTCAATAGCACGGCCACCAGTGATTCCTGCCACCAGGACAACATGTCATAGGAAAGGGCCATGGCCCGATTCCAGCGGGCGGCATCCTCCTCGTCGCTCGGGGCCTGCTCCCAGGCCACGGCGTGTACCTGCTCGGCCGCCTCGGGAGAGTCGATCCGCAGACGCTCGGCCAGTACAAGGCGCGCGTCGTTGAGGGCGCCCAGCCAACGGTCCTGCCTGCCGGCGGGCACAAGGACGGCACCACCGGGCCCGGTGGGCTCAAGTAGTTCGTAAACCACCTCCTCCAGTCGGGACCGCTTATCGGCACGCAGACGGTCGCGGGTCAGTGCGGCAATCTCGACGGCGACGTCCGGATCCTCGGAGGCATCGGGCAAGAGCACATCCAGCAGTGGCTCCAGGGAGGGTGAGACAACGCGCCGCTCCTGCACCGACTCGATCGGTTC
This genomic stretch from Actinomyces qiguomingii harbors:
- a CDS encoding MBL fold metallo-hydrolase, translating into MKLTIVGCTGSMSGPDAVASSYLVQADDVAGRTWSVVLDLGPGAMGQLLRYLDPAELDAIAISHCHADHMVDLVGMHVYRRWNPAGCLDPVLTLGPGELLSRLNGVDGTSTRETYSTEFSFRVVEAGEAVRVGPLIITPFPALHPVDAFGYRVEGPGHDGDRVSLAFTGDTDLCEGIEAMADGVDLLLAEAAFLEGRDTTRGIHLTGRRAGQLAAGTSGRGGRRPAGRLVLTHIQPWTDVDAPLAEAAAVYGGPLTVATPGASWEL
- the murI gene encoding glutamate racemase, translating into MFDSGVGGLTVARAVLDQLPGERLLYIGDTANTPYGPRPVQEVRRLALNVMDELVDSGVKMLVIACNTASAAVVHEARNRYTRGKGVPVVEVIHPAARAAARVTRNRRIGLIATQGTVDSNAYADALAAVPGINLFSQPCPRFVELAESGTTTGPQVMATAEESLAPVKAAGVDTLILGCTHYPLLAGPISYVMGEDVTLVTSSQETAKDVYRELARRDLLRAPGAAAPSHEFRSTGDPDSFSVLARRFLGPEVGRVHRVEPGTAVAEVHPAAPSAEETGIPAPAASTPAPAPIPDSSEVPS
- a CDS encoding DUF2017 family protein is translated as MRGFRPDAEGWASSLEPWEREYLAGLFKQIADLLGASGPAGAAPAPTGGQTPVRPGESSRDGDVLAALDFDPEPIESVQERRVVSPSLEPLLDVLLPDASEDPDVAVEIAALTRDRLRADKRSRLEEVVYELLEPTGPGGAVLVPAGRQDRWLGALNDARLVLAERLRIDSPEAAEQVHAVAWEQAPSDEEDAARWNRAMALSYDMLSWWQESLVAVLLNGEGSA